A DNA window from Halichondria panicea chromosome 16, odHalPani1.1, whole genome shotgun sequence contains the following coding sequences:
- the LOC135350513 gene encoding uncharacterized protein LOC135350513 isoform X2: MAERQDREQEYIFRNVQLFKNDTLGTGSYGAVCKAKCDQLLCAAKLLYPVLFQIAVPDPGKEHRHPFRRFETECAFLSRINHPNIVQYLGTYRDPDTNAPVLLMELMDESLTHFLESSPGDIPYHIQVNLSYDIAQALAFLHSNGIIHRDLSSNNVLLIAGTRAKVTDFGMSKFRDINVSRLATMTTCPGTPAFMSPEALNEPPVYTEKLDNFSFGVLLVQTTTRQFPKPTDRFESVQIPAPRNPSRIVEAKVAIPELERRQAHMILIEPTHPLLPIARHCLKDRDVERPSSQQLCQTLDALKRTPRYQESSQQDLHQMLREKDEQLQANQQIITEKDTQLQANRETIIQNNEQLHTKDIENGQLATELAQEKQGNQTLQHEAEARERQLRRLNQELQSREENTAALQQAIDQRDREVTQLRQTLASKNEESHDLSTRMHQVALQDEQATPMKPVTIESLPDALDGIGYGSSAVIGDKAYFNSYGSKTVYEFSNNQWHKLPPCPNNRFTIVSVDDMLTTVGGYSDTQYYSDKLYSYINNKLVEHFPPIPTERWTPGAVYANNTLVVAGGFRDSNLNTVEILNTANMRWSIVSSLPVSTTQPSTTICGDYVYIHPQTDNGQEKYSVYRCSLRQLTQSPPSSAIWEKIAPLPVSYSSLVTIKGHLLAVGGRDSYKGWFSNGNKTKNIYQYNETSWTVISQMSTPRSRCLTAALPWNKLMVVGGDDTSRKCERDGGGASQAVKKVKSVMGTDGDLRKLKLSKAKNLLRNFGVAEEEIDKMSRWQVVDRVRELSTKAVKSGGEGLDMKSLKFARGARFSQMEAQERYREECQRIFDLQNEVLRSNDVLSTDEESSGGESDDELGRDLETLLRGSKTTSQLTREQEEAERLELKKLIMGDKKDPASERGTPIVADLDDTSSVMSFSSGNGRRLIISRTFRDEDGAEYVRDEVVKRQDVIDAYVRLSNDMRSKFIDQDEQTREDMRKEKRKIQDELRRLNNMKKRKKKQPKPKPLTTINMKCSACGQRGHMKTNRNCPAFNRSVAVAPTDQELEQHEAELSSQSDIVKVEGTKVILNRAVVERVAEFRRKSLLLKFPKDAMRKRRRGPQDEDLDYLETRKSVQRRKTSPEVPFVDHLEKILQTLIAIPESYHFRKPVQPKIVPDYYNVIKFPMDLQTMRDHCRHHVYKSRDAFKEHINLIVTNCVTYNGSTSDVTKHAHKMAAACEQELKTLEKELEQLEAEINPVLDDNAVVALCYLLSKSVDVMKSVDQTWPFHHPVSAKKIPDYHKIIKSPMDLQTMKKNCSGRVYTAVDQFVMDLNQVVENSITYNGPSSAFTQTAKTMREAGLKYLEENVEMISTFEDRIQESEMVSGGGEDELLYQDLQHSDSDSDSHSEDEEEVDNVQL; the protein is encoded by the exons ATGGCTGAGAGACAAGACCGTGAACAAGAGTACATATTCAGAAATGTTCAACTCTTCAAGAATGATACCCTTGGTACTGGCTCCTACGGGGCAGTGTGTAAAGCCAAGTGTGACCAGCTACTCTGTGCTGCCAAGCTACTCTATCCAGTGCTCTTCCAAATAGCTGTTCCAGATCCTGGCAAAGAACACAGACACCCGTTTAGAAGATTCGAAACAGAGTGTGCATTTCTGAGTCGTATCaaccaccccaacattgtacagtacttggGGACCTATCGCGATCCTGACACAAATGCACCAGTTCTTCTCATGGAGCTCATGGACGAGAGTCTGACACACTTCCTGGAGTCATCACCTGGAGACATtccctaccacatccaagtcaACCTCTCCTATGACATAGCTCAAGCACTTGCCTTTCTCCACTCCAATGGGATCATCCATCGCGACCTCTCCAGCAACAATGTCCTACTCATTGCAGGCACTCGAGCCAAAGTCACCGATTTCGGAATGTCCAAATTCAGAGACATAAATGTCAGCCGACTagccacaatgaccacatgcCCGGGAACACCAGCCTTCATGTCTCCCGAGGCACTAAACGAACcaccagtgtacacagagaaaCTAGACAACTTCTCATTTGGTGTGCTTCTAGTTCAGACCACAACTCGACAGTTTCCAAAGCCAACAGATCGATTTGAGAGTGTTCAAATTCCAGCTCCACGAAATCCCTCTCGCATAGTTGAAGCCAAAGTAGCAATCCCAGAACTGGAAAGACGTCAAGCTCACATGATCCTGATTGAGCCCACCCACCCTCTACTGCCGATTGCTCGTCACTGCCTCAAAGACAGAGATGTTGAACGACCATCTTCCCAACAGCTTTGCCAAACACTGGATGCTCTCAAGAGGACACCACGGTACCAGGAAAGCTCCCAACAAGACCTGCACCAGATGCTCAGAGAGAAAGATGAACAACTACAAGCAAATCAACAGATTATCACAGAAAAagacacacagctacaagcaaaTCGAGAGACAATAATACAAAACAACGAACAATTACACACAAAAGACATTGAAAATGGTCAACTTGCTACAGAACTAGCACAAGAAAAACAAGGAAATCAAACCCTCCAACATGAGGCTGAAGCCAGGGAGAGACAGCTGAGGAGACTCAACCAAGAGTTGCAATCAAGGGAGGAGAACACTGCTGCCCTCCAACAAGCCATCGATCAACGAGACAGAGAAGTGACTCAACTGAGACAAACGTTGGCAAGCAAGAACGAAGAATCTCATGATCTATCGACTCGAATGCACCAAGTCGCACTGCAAGATGAGCAAGCTACACCAATGAAACCTGTTACAATAGAGTCACTACCTGATGCACTTGATGGTATTGGGTATGGATCATCAGCCGTGATTGGGGACAAGGCATACTTTAATTCATACGGAAGTAAAACTGTTTATGAGTTCAGCAACAATCAGTGGCACAAGTTACCACCTTGCCCTAACAACCGCTTCACTATTGTCAGTGTTGATGACATGCTCACAACTGTGGGGGGATATTCAGACACACAATACTATAGTGacaaactctacagctacatTAACAACAAATTGGTCGAACACTTCCCTCCCATACCAACCGAACGGTGGACACCTGGAGCTGTGTACGCTAACAACACACTTGTAGTGGCTGGGGGATTTCGTGATTCAAATTTAAATACAGTCGAGATATTAAACACTGCTAACATGCGATGGTCTATTGTTAGCTCACTACCTGTGTCAACCACTCAGCCATCAACAACGATCTGTGGAgactatgtgtacatacacccACAAACTGATAATGGTCAAGAGAAGTATTCAGTGTACAGATGCTCATTAAGACAACTAACTCAGTCCCCGCCAAGCTCAGCTATATGGGAGAAGATTGCCCCTTTGCCAGTTAGCTATTCCTCTCTTGTTACCATCAAAGGCCACCTGCTGGCAGTGGGTGGGCGGGACTCCTATAAAGGGTGGTTTTCCAATGGAAATAAAACTAAGAACATATATCAGTACAACGAGACATCATGGACTGTCATTAGTCAAATGTCAACACCTCGATCACGATGCCTCACTGCTGCCCTCCCTTGGAACAAACTGATGGTGGTGGGTGGAGATGATACAAGCAGAAAATGTGAA cgtgaTGGCGGAGGAGCCTCTCAGGCGGTCAAGAAGGTCAAGAGTGTAATGGGCACTGATGGTGATCTGCGTAAACTGAAACTGAGCAAAGCAAAGAATCTACTCAGAAACTTCGGAGTAGCAGAAGAGGAG ATTGATAAGATGTCTCGATGGCAAGTGGTGGATCGTGTGAGGGAACTATCCACCAAGGCCGTCAAGTCTGGGGGGGAGGGAC TGGACATGAAGAGCCTCAAGTTTGCACGAGGAGCAAGGTTCTCTCAGATGGAGGCTCAGGAGCGCTACAGGGAGGAGTGCCAGAGAATATTCGACCTCCAGAATGA GGTGCTGCGGAGCAATGATGTGCTGTCCACAGATGAGGAGAGCAGTGGAGGTGAGAGTGACGATGAGTTAGGTCGTGACCTAGAGACACTCTTAAGAGGCAGCAAGACCACCTCTCAG TTGACGAGGGAACAAGAGGAAGCAGAGAGACTAGAGCTCAAGAAGCTCATCATGGGAGACAAGAAGGACCCGGCTAGTGAGAGAG GCACGCCTATAGTAGCTGACCTTGATGACACCTCATCAGTCATGAGCTTCTCCTCTGGT AATGGTCGGCGTCTGATAATCTCCCGAACCTTCAGAGATGAAGATGGAGCAGAGTATGTCAGGGACGAGGTGGTCAAGAGGCAGGATGTGATTGATGCGTACGTCCGCCTCTCCAATGATatgaggtcaaagttcatcgATCAAGACGAGCAAACGAGAGAGGACATGAGAAAAGAGAAGAGGAA GATTCAAGACGAGCTGAGGAGACTCAACAATAtgaagaagaggaaaaagAAGCAACCCAAACCCAAGCCACTCACAACCATCAAT ATGAAGTGCAGTGCTTGTGGACAACGTGGGCACATGAAGACCAATCGCAACTGTCCAGCCTTCAACCGTAGCGTTGCCGTGGCACCCACTGACCAAGAGTTGGAGCAACACGAGGCAGAGCTCTCATCACAATCTGATATCGTTAAAGTGGAGGGTACAAAGGTCATCTTGAATCGTGCAGTAGTTGAGAGAGTGGCAGAGTTTCGTAGAAAATCTCTTTTGCTCAAGTTCCCTAAAGATGCGATGAGGAAGAGACGCAGAGGACCACAAGATGAGGATCTGGACTACCTGGAGACACGCAAGTCTGTGCAGCGGAGGAAAACTAGCCCAGAG GTGCCCTTTGTTGACCACTTGGAGAAGATACTCCAAACACTCATTGCTATACCAGAG TCCTACCATTTCCGTAAGCCCGTTCAACCGAAGATAGTACCAGACTACTACAATGTCATCAAGTTCCCCATGGACCTACAGACCATGAGAGAT CATTGTCGTCATCACGTGTACAAGTCCAGGGATGCCTTCAAGGAGCACATTAACCTCATCGTCACCAACTGTGTCACTTATAATG GCTCAACCTCTGATGTAACTAAACACGCCCACAAGATGGCCGCCGCATGTGAACAAGAGTTGAAGACGCTCGAGAAAGAGTTGGAGCAACTGGAGGCTGAGATTAACCCTGTGCTGGACGATAATGCCGTTGTCGCTCTTTGTTACCTCCTCAGCAAGTCCGTGGATGTTATGAAGAGTGTTGATCAG ACGTGGCCGTTCCATCATCCAGTGTCTGCTAAGAAGATCCCCGACTACCACAAGATCATCAAGAGTCCAATGGACCTTCAAACCATGAAGAAA AACTGCAGTGGTCGCGTGTACACTGCAGTGGACCAGTTTGTTATGGACCTGAACCAAGTTGTGGAGAACAGCATCACTTACAATGGACCCTCCTCTGCATTCACTCAGACTGCTAAGACTATGAGGGAGGCTGGGCTCAAGTATCTGGAGGAG AATGTTGAGATGATATCAACATTTGAGGACCGTATCCAGGAGAGTGAGATGGTGTCAGGTGGAGGTGAGGATGAGCTGCTCTACCAGGACCTACAACACTCTGACTCTGACTCAGACTCTCACTCAGAGGATGAGGAGGAGGTGGACAATGTGCAGCTCTAG